The following are encoded together in the Spirochaetota bacterium genome:
- a CDS encoding 4Fe-4S binding protein, translated as MAHIVIDHDRCKGCYFCIEFCPRTVIKISQEHNRTGYFPAEFMEEERERCTGCKTCAVMCPDTAIEVFK; from the coding sequence ATGGCACACATAGTGATCGATCATGACCGGTGCAAGGGATGTTATTTCTGCATCGAATTCTGTCCGCGCACCGTAATAAAGATCTCCCAGGAGCACAACCGGACCGGCTACTTTCCCGCCGAATTCATGGAAGAAGAGCGCGAGCGCTGCACCGGCTGCAAAACCTGCGCCGTCATGTGCCCCGATACGGCGATAGAGGTGTTCAAATGA